A stretch of the Thermodesulfovibrionia bacterium genome encodes the following:
- the tusB gene encoding sulfurtransferase complex subunit TusB: MKLAVFVSDYRLTVDTLDRLTADKLGIILVGNGVYHASIKEKGKASSLLDKSAEFYALSEDLETRGLGSKDIADNVKVVNYAGVVDLIFNDYEKLAWL; this comes from the coding sequence ATGAAGCTGGCTGTATTTGTGAGTGATTACAGACTCACGGTTGATACCTTAGACAGGTTGACCGCAGACAAACTCGGCATCATTCTCGTCGGCAACGGCGTTTATCATGCCAGCATCAAGGAAAAAGGCAAGGCTTCTTCTTTGCTTGACAAGTCCGCTGAGTTTTATGCCCTTTCAGAGGATCTTGAGACAAGAGGCCTTGGCAGCAAGGATATCGCAGACAATGTAAAGGTCGTTAACTACGCCGGCGTGGTAGACCTTATCTTCAATGATTATGAAAAGTTAGCCTGGTTATAG
- a CDS encoding DsrE family protein: protein MGKLTIGCFSSLVGSMNLDFTVKLAGAALEKGHKVDLWLSGNATMMSIDKQRAFKDYSSLEKPLKELMAKGLKVTACEACAEARGYHKDNTLEGVDRKSMDWYLASTFDADKVLHIGGE from the coding sequence ATGGGAAAACTTACTATAGGATGTTTTTCATCACTGGTTGGTTCGATGAACCTTGATTTCACTGTCAAGCTTGCTGGCGCAGCGCTTGAAAAGGGGCATAAGGTCGATCTCTGGCTTTCAGGCAACGCCACAATGATGTCAATTGACAAGCAGCGCGCATTCAAGGACTACTCTTCTCTGGAAAAACCCCTTAAAGAACTTATGGCAAAGGGCCTTAAGGTCACTGCATGTGAAGCATGTGCCGAGGCAAGGGGTTATCATAAGGACAATACGCTTGAAGGCGTTGATAGAAAAAGTATGGACTGGTATCTTGCGAGCACATTTGATGCTGACAAGGTACTGCATATAGGAGGTGAGTAA
- a CDS encoding DsrE family protein: protein MATTKLGFVVQRPPYRSENPKLALTHAIASQSVEVYLEDGDIVTCDIAFVGDGVLNCLKDQKAADHYGLTSTETQVKMALLLDINVLICKEDLDRFGLSEDDIVIDAEEFGADIEAKVVPYAEIAAMMEESKHLLFF from the coding sequence ATGGCGACTACTAAACTTGGATTTGTTGTTCAGAGGCCTCCTTACAGGAGCGAGAATCCGAAGCTTGCGCTTACACATGCAATAGCAAGCCAGTCAGTTGAAGTATATCTTGAGGATGGCGACATCGTCACCTGCGACATCGCCTTTGTCGGCGACGGAGTTTTAAACTGCTTAAAAGACCAGAAGGCTGCTGACCATTACGGCCTGACCAGCACTGAGACTCAGGTGAAGATGGCGCTTTTACTTGATATCAATGTGCTTATCTGCAAGGAGGACCTTGACAGGTTCGGCCTTTCCGAGGATGATATAGTAATTGACGCAGAGGAGTTTGGGGCTGATATCGAGGCCAAGGTAGTTCCTTATGCAGAGATAGCAGCAATGATGGAAGAATCTAAACATCTGCTTTTCTTTTAA
- a CDS encoding sulfurtransferase TusA family protein, translating into MADLKSQTPTQTLDVLGRVCPFPLVLTKKTIEKAEAGTLLKVLCDAPASAEDTIPKYCEKNNYPYELIKIEDKGYWEIYIKKS; encoded by the coding sequence ATGGCTGATTTAAAATCACAGACACCAACTCAGACACTCGATGTTCTTGGAAGAGTCTGTCCTTTTCCGCTTGTTCTGACCAAGAAGACAATCGAGAAGGCAGAAGCCGGCACGCTGCTCAAGGTTCTTTGCGATGCTCCGGCATCTGCTGAAGACACAATACCAAAGTATTGTGAGAAGAACAATTATCCTTATGAACTCATCAAGATCGAGGACAAAGGCTACTGGGAGATCTACATAAAGAAATCCTGA
- a CDS encoding 4Fe-4S binding protein: MYVVTVDKEKCDGCEECANLCPSEVFEMQNGKSEPVNVDECVFCLTCVEGCPNGAITVVEM; this comes from the coding sequence ATGTATGTAGTAACTGTTGATAAAGAAAAATGTGATGGTTGTGAAGAGTGTGCTAATCTCTGTCCTTCAGAGGTATTTGAGATGCAGAACGGCAAGTCTGAGCCGGTTAACGTTGATGAGTGCGTATTCTGTCTGACATGTGTTGAGGGATGCCCCAACGGAGCTATCACAGTAGTAGAGATGTAA
- a CDS encoding NYN domain-containing protein, with protein MSSSNNTEKRLTVLIDADNAQASIIEGLLAEVSKHGVASVKRIYGDWTKPLLKNWKEVLLTHAIQPIQQFSYTKGKNATDMAMVIDAMDLLYSNRFDGFCIVSSDSDFTRLASRVREAGLLVYGFGEKKTPQAFVSACDKFIYTEILTTASEPSKKMTPKNTTELKRDTRLANLFRGAVESAADDSGWANLATVGNKIVNQAPEFDSRNYGYAKLGELIDATQLFDIDVRTIGKEGHKVTYIKDKRK; from the coding sequence ATGTCATCATCAAACAATACTGAAAAACGGTTAACAGTCCTTATTGATGCAGACAATGCTCAGGCGTCCATTATCGAGGGGCTTCTCGCAGAGGTATCAAAGCACGGGGTCGCGAGCGTGAAACGCATATACGGCGACTGGACCAAGCCGCTTCTCAAGAACTGGAAAGAGGTGCTTCTTACACACGCCATTCAGCCGATACAGCAGTTCAGTTATACAAAGGGCAAGAACGCAACCGACATGGCGATGGTCATAGACGCGATGGACCTGCTCTATTCAAACAGGTTTGACGGATTCTGTATCGTATCAAGCGACAGTGATTTCACCAGGCTTGCATCAAGGGTCAGGGAAGCCGGTTTGCTTGTGTACGGGTTCGGCGAGAAGAAGACCCCCCAGGCCTTTGTCTCGGCATGCGACAAGTTCATTTACACTGAAATATTAACAACTGCAAGCGAGCCGAGCAAAAAGATGACGCCAAAAAACACAACCGAGCTGAAGAGAGATACACGCCTTGCAAACCTCTTTAGAGGAGCTGTTGAATCAGCTGCCGATGATTCAGGATGGGCTAACCTTGCAACAGTCGGGAACAAGATCGTAAACCAGGCGCCTGAATTTGATTCAAGAAATTATGGTTATGCCAAGTTGGGCGAATTAATCGACGCCACACAGCTGTTTGATATAGATGTCCGCACCATCGGGAAAGAAGGCCATAAGGTTACTTACATAAAAGACAAAAGAAAGTAA